The Branchiostoma lanceolatum isolate klBraLanc5 chromosome 10, klBraLanc5.hap2, whole genome shotgun sequence genome has a window encoding:
- the LOC136442889 gene encoding transcription factor HES-4-like, whose amino-acid sequence MPKERDTSMSCERRKSSKPIMEKRRRARINDSLNQLKTLILDALKKDSSRHNKLEKADILEMAVRYFRDLQRQQLAASSSTDPGTHARYRAGFDHCTAEVSRFTEGMETPVRQRLLNHLAGLSQTVEDVEGNPGPSTPAPAAPVQSTAATMSVAGAIPVVSPKVQLSSPGAGLQSTMYGGMPVVPGPASGGEPLVVLLPSQAFPGGQVPSHVIPVYANATLLTQPASQLYGHGSTVAIHGPTTPQNGGVDTCQVSSVETPGTRAQNTAHCPGHVVIESEKMWRPW is encoded by the exons ATGCCGAAAGAAAGAGACACCTCCATGTCTTGCGAGAGACGAAAG tCCTCCAAGCCAATCATGGAGAAAAGACGTCGAGCAAGGATCAACGACAGTCTGAACCAACTGAAGACTCTGATTCTGGACGCCCTTAAGAAAGAC AGTTCCCGCCACAACAAGTTGGAGAAGGCGGACATCTTGGAGATGGCGGTGAGGTATTTCCGTGATCTACAGAGACAGCAGCTGGCCGCCAGCTCCAGTACTGACCCCGGCACACACGCCAGGTACCGGGCAGGGTTTGACCACTGTACGGCCGAGGTCTCCCGCTTCACCGAAGGGATGGAAACTCCAGTCCGACAGAGGTTACTCAACCACTTGGCCGGCCTGTCTCAGACCGTAGAGGACGTCGAAGGGAACCCCGGTCCGTCCACGCCGGCTCCCGCCGCGCCTGTTCAGTCTACCGCGGCGACCATGTCTGTGGCCGGAGCCATTCCCGTAGTCAGCCCGAAGGTACAACTCTCATCACCGGGAGCGGGTCTTCAGTCTACGATGTACGGCGGGATGCCCGTGGTGCCGGGGCCAGCATCGGGCGGAGAGCCGCTGGTGGTACTGCTGCCTAGCCAAGCTTTCCCGGGAGGACAAGTCCCCAGTCACGTCATTCCCGTGTATGCGAACGCCACGCTCCTGACCCAGCCTGCATCACAACTGTACGGACACGGGTCTACCGTAGCGATACACGGGCCAACGACACCACAGAATGGAGGCGTCGACACTTGCCAGGTGTCCTCGGTGGAAACGCCGGGCACCCGCGCCCAGAACACCGCGCACTGTCCGGGACATGTCGTCATAGAGTCCGAGAAAATGTGGAGACCCTGGTAG